A window of Pseudoalteromonas sp. MEBiC 03607 genomic DNA:
AAGTTGAATTTATGCGTACCAAACGATTTCGACTGATAGTTAGTTTGCCTAAACCAGCGTGGCTCAATCACAAACACTAAATCAAGCTCACCATCAAAATCAGCTAACTCAGATAGAATTTCATTGTCGACTAGGCGTAAATCATTTTGCAGCCAATATAAAACACGCTTTTTCATTACTTACTCTATTAGAAACCTTAAGAAATCATACGTAAGCCAGCTATTTCACGATTAATTTCGCCTTAGTTGATTATCATATCCCTTATTAATCATAACCTTACAATCTTCAATCAAGTTTAAGTTTTAGTTAAGTTTTTCTTAAGTTAGCGATTTTATGCTGAGAACTGTAAAGAATTTAAAGGTTGATAAAGCAAATCGCCGCGTCTCCTTGGTATTTAGTAGGCATAACAAAGATGAATAAAATAACCTCCGTTTTATTATTTTCATGCACTGCTACAGGGACAGTTTATGCAAAAGAACCTTTAAGCTTAGATGTTGTTTGTGAAGTAAAAAGCAAACCTACAACTGAGTTGAGTGAAGATAAAGACATCTTCGTTGATAAACTCAACATTGATACACACACGATTTTTGACCCCAATGATCCTGAAACGACTGCACTGCATCGCTTTATCAATTGGCTACATATTGATACCAAGAAAAACGTAATCAGCGAACAGATAACTTTTAAAGAAGGCGACCAAGTTAGCGAACGTCAGCTTCAAGAAGCAGAGCGCATCCTACGCGGCAAAAAATACTTAAGAGATGCCAAAATTAGCTATACAAACGACTGCCTTGAAGATGAGCCACGCGTGGTGCAAATCGATACGTGGGATACCTGGAGTTTATTACCAACCATTAATTTTGGCCGTAGTAGCGGCAATAATAAGTACAGCTTAGGCTTTAAAGAAGAAAACTTTTTAGGCTACGGTATTCGCGCATCATTAAAGTATAAATCAGATCATGAACGCTCTGGCTACCACTCTGTACTGCAGATGCCAGTGCCTTGGCAACCTCATGCAACTCTCACTTTACAAGCTGATGATTACGATGACGGGCAAGTCTTTTTAGTGGATTATCATCAGCCTTTTTATCAACGCAGCAGTGACGCACTAATGCGCTACTTTGCACAATCTCAAAAGCAAAAAAGTTATATCTATCAAAATGGCATGACTCGTTCAGAGTTTTTTACTGATGAATTAATCGCCCAGTTTGCTTACGGCGGAATTTTATCGCAAGACAGCCAGCAAACCTTCCACTGGCTTGCTGGGATTGACTACCAAGATGTCAGTTACCGACCTTTTGAAACAGAGCCTTTGCTTGCAGGCCTTAACGATTACACCATTGCAGCGCCTTGGGTAGGATTACATTGGATAGAGGACAATTACGCCGTATTGCACGATATTGACCTAATAAACCACAACGAAGACGTTAACCTCGGTTGGGAGCTAAATTCAAAGTTTGCCATCGATACCGTAAATTTTGGCCAAGGCTTTTTATTTGATACAAATCTTACCAAAGCGTGGTTTAACAATAACGCCTTGTATCGATTTGCCGCTGGAATAAAAGGCAATGTCGGAACTGAGCTTGATGACCGTTTAGCGCTTTATTCAAAAGCACAAATGAACTATCGCTGGTCAGACTCATTTGCTTTTTATGCGCATGTAAATGGTCATTGGCAAAACCATGAATTTGCTGACAAACCACTGGCTGTTGGCGGTGAAGAAGGTATGCGTGGCTTCCCAGAAAGTTACCAACATGGTACTTCAAGCGTACAAGCAACGGCTGAGCTAAGAATGTACCCTAATATTAATTTGTATCAGTTCGTAGATGTAGGCTTTGTTGGCTTTGTTGATGTTGGGCAGGCATTTGGCAGCACTGAAACTGCGAATATTTCAGATTCAATGCTAACCAGTGCGGGTGTGGGTATTCGCCTCTACTCATCGCGCTCAAGTAACGATAATGTTATCCATATCGACTTTAGTACGCCTCTGGGCAGTTACCAAGACGTTGATTCATGGCAAATAGGAATGTCGGTTGAAACAACTTTTTAAGCATCCTGCTCTTTACTCATAAGCTCGCCCATGCGCTGCATAAGTTCTTGTTCGGTTAGGTCTTCTTTGTGTGTGCCTATAGTCCAAATATGGCCAAAAGGGTCTTCTAGAGTCCCTGATCTGTCACCATAAAATTGGTCATGCACAGGGCGTAGCTCTTTCGCGCCAAGCGACAAGGCTTTAGCAAAAACAGCATCGACATCTTCAACATACAGCATAATGGTCACAGGTGTGCCACCAAGTTGTTGCGGCGATTTAAACTGCACATCTTGGCAATTATCAGAAAGCATAATATGAGAATCGGCAATTTTTATTTCAGCATGCGCCACCCCACCATCAGGCAGAGGCATTTGCATTACAAGTTCAGCAGCAAAAGCTTGTTTGTAGAACTCTATCGCCTTAGTGGCACCTTCAATAACCAAATACGGGGTTACCGCATGGAAACCTTTTGGGATTGCAGAAACAGCCATGTTACACCTCAACGTTAAATGTGTGAGTTATAAAGGTAGCAGCTGTTGTGCAATTTCACGTTATAAATTTACTTTGATAATGAGTTTGCAAAATCTGGTCTGGGTAGCTTTTCAAGTATGGCGTATAAGTAAATCACTACAAGGCAAAGCCCTCCCGCGACAAAAAACAAGGTTGGGCCATCGTAATAATCTAAAATTAAACCGCCACCGAGCGGCGCTAAAGCAAACCCTAAATCGTAAAACGAAGCCGCGCCAAAGTAAGCTCCACGTAAATGAGATGGCGCGAGCCTATCGAGGTGCACGTTCATCGTCGGAAATAAAATGGTTTCGGCCAAACTCATCACCACTATTGCACCAATCCAGCCCCAAAATAAATCGATTGGATTAAGTGCTAGCCAAAACTGCGACACCATTAATAGCACTAAACCAATTTGAATTCGCACCGTTAGGTTAAATCGTGCCATCATTTTTAACAGCAGAAATTGACTCGAAATGATCACTAACGCATTGGTAAATATCAGCGCTGAAATAAGTGCAAGTAGATCGGGTGCCTCTGCACGAGTGAGGTATTGTATGAGTGAACTATCCATTTGCGCATAAATAAACATGCACAAAATATTGGCTAAAATTAAACATTGCAGCAGTTTATCGGCAAATAAAATACGTAAGATTTGCTTGCCCTGTACAGCTGGTTTTTTCTCTTCGGGCTCGTCAATTACGGCAGTATTTTTTGCGGCTTTATCACTAAAATTGAAGCCCCAAACAAGTAGCACCAATAAAATAGCAAATGCTGCTGCGGTAATATAAAAGCTCGACTGCTCACCTGTTAAACCTAGCCATACCCCAGCTAATGGCCCCACCGCACAGCCCACATTTACAATAAAGTACAGCGACTGCATGGCCAGCTCGCGAGTTTGTGCATCATCAATAATATCGCCAATCGCCGCGCTGGTTAATGGTCGCCAAAGTGCGGTTGCTATCGAGCATAAGGTCATTACAATCACATAACCGGCCACCGTTTCTACCTCAGCCAACAGCGAGAAAGAAATGATATACAGCACGCCGGTAATGTACATCAGCGTATGCCGGCCCACTTTATCGGATAGGCTGCTGCCAATAAAACTGGTGAACACCGAAATCACGGCAGCACTGGTAAGTACCAAACCGACTTCAGTCGCCGATAACGCAAACTTTTCGTACAAGATCACCGCAAGAAATGGCCACACCATGTAATAACTGCCACGGGTAATAAACGAGCCAAATAAGAAGATCCACATAAGCACAGGAAACTGCTTAAAGCGCGCTAAAGAGATATCTGAATTCATTACTAAAATTTTAATTGTGATGGTTAAAACAATATACCTCAATAACCTCTGCTAAGAGTATTTAATCTACAGCTCATTTGTAACACCGCATTAATTAGCTAAGAACCAAAACAACTCAACTAAAAAATATTATTTAATGAGTTAAGATCCAAAAATCTAAATACGAATAATTATTGATTGTATTTTTAATTTCTGTACTATACGCACCGTTCCTCAAAGGGAAAATCAACATAAAGAACTGGAAACCTACAATGAAATCAATAAAACCAAGCTTACTGGCATTTGCCATAGCAACACATTTTTCAGCCTTTGCTGATGACGCTAAGCCTAAACAAGATATGGAACGTTTAGTGATTACTGCAACAGGCTTTGAGCAAAAAGTTACCGAAGCACCTGCAAGTATTTCAATTATCACCAATGAAGATATTAAGTCTCATTCCTTCACCTCAGTGCTTGATGCTGTTCAGTATTTAGAAGGTATCGACATTGGCACAACTCGTGATAAAACCGGCCAAGGCAGTGTGAGTATGCGTGGTTTAACAGGTGAATACACCCTGTTACTCATTGATGGTAAACGCCAAAATAACCATGGCGATATTTATCCAAACAATTTTGGTGGCAACGCGTTTAACCACGTACCACCGGTTGATGCCATTGAGCGTGTTGAAGTTATTCGCGGCCCTGCATCAACGCTTTATGGTGCAGATGCACTGGGTGGTGTAATCAATATCATCACTAAAAAGCACACTGATAGCTGGAGCGGTGCTGTTTCATTTAGTCGTTCATTACAACAAAACGATGATTTTGGTGATGACATCACCACTGACTTTAGTGTGATGGGCCCGCTTATCAAAGACGTTTTAAGTTTAGGTGTACGCGGCAGTGTTTACGAGCAACAAGCATCATCGCCAACATTTGAACCAGCAACCGATCCTAATGGTGTTGTACATATTCGTTCATTAGGCTTTGGGAGTGGTGGCCGTACCGTTGATAACACCAACGAGCAGTATGGCTTTACGTTAACTTATACTCCGTTTGAGTCTCATCATTTACGTTTTGATTATGATAACTCAAGCCAAGTTTACGACAACACGCCAAGCTACGACATTGAATCAGGCACCATTACTTACCCACTTGGCACTAAAGATAATATTGAATCAATTTGGCAAGACCGCCGCGGCAAAGTAAACCCGCGTGCAGGTTATGCAGCAGACCAAGAGTTTGATCGTGAATGGTGGTCATTCAGCTACGATGGCGAGCTTGATTGGGCAACGGTGAAGGCCTCGGTTTCTTATGTTGATACACAAAATAATGGCCGTACTTTACCGCTAAGTGTAAGCGAGCGATTGAAGCTGCAAGCGATGTACGATGGTACGGGCGAATACGAAGAAATGGACGAGCAAGCACGTAAAGACTTAGCTGAAGAAACATTCTTACCGCGCCCTGCTCGCCCACTAGAAAGCAGCCAGTATACCTATGACTTACGCTTTGATATTCCTATCACAGGCAGCTTTGGTAGCCATAATCTAGCAATTGGTGGTCAATTAATTGATGGCGAGTTAAAAGACGGTGTATTTGGTCTTGAAAGTGACCAAGCAGGTAAAGTACAAGAGCAAAACATGTACTCAATCTTTGCCGAAGATAACTGGATGGCAACTGACAACTTTACCTTCACATTAGGCGCTCGTTACGATGATCATGATGTATTTGGTAGCCAAGTATCACCGCGCGTTTACGGTGTCTATAACCTCTCCGACACTTGGACGCTAAAAGGGGGTGTAAGTACGGGTTATAAAACACCACAAACCACTGATCTTTATGACGGTATTACCGGATTTGGCGGTCAAGGCACAAGCCCGTTTGCGGGTAACCCAGACTTACAACCAGAAACCAGTGTGAACTCTGAAATCGCCCTTTACTGGACTTCGCTTGATGGCGATCACAACATCAATGTGACTTACTACAACACCAAGTTTGAAGACAAAATTGCCAGCGGCGACACTATTTTAAGCTGTGAGCAAACTAACGATGTACGCCCTTGTGTGAACTTAGGTCAGTACGATCAACTTGGCTACGATAGCTATAGCCAAAAAATCAATATCGACGAAGTAGACCTACAAGGTGTTGAAATTGCAGGCCAATATACTATCACCAAAACAGTGTCTGTTAACGGTAACTACTCCTGGACTGATAGCGAACAAAAGAGCGGCCCAGAGCAAGGTCAGCCACTAACGAACTCCGCTGAGCACATGGCAAACCTTACTCTAAACTGGGAAGCGACTGACTTTATGAACCTATACCTACAAGGTGTATATCGTTCAGACCGTTACCGCGGCTGGGATAACGTGCACGACAAAGCGCTGTACTACAAAAATTACAACCTACTTAATTTAGGTGCGCAGTTTTATGTAAATGAGTACGTGCAAATCAATGCCCGCGTAAACAACCTATTAGACGAAGATTTCACCTCGTATAGCACAAGCTATACCGACCTAAATGGCGATGGTGAGTATGAATACCTAACAGGCCGCGGTGTAGTTAGCGAAGTCACATTCACAGACGACTACAACGTTAAAGATAAAGGCCGTAACTTCTGGATTGGCGTTACCGCTTACTTCTAAGAAAACTCCCTGAAAATAGACAGCATGCAGTCATGTGCTGTCTATTTTTCTTGCTGTCACTAAACTGCCAACTTCACACACTAAGCTGATGATACCTGCGTAAGCTTATTTGTCGGTCTATGGAACATGTCCTTACAGCCAGCGGTATCAGTATTAGTTATCAAGATGAAGGCGATGAAAACGCGCCTGTGATCATCTTGATTATTGGCTTAGGTGCTCAATTTACCGTTTGGCCAGAGTCGCTTTATTTTGGCTTAGTCGAAAAAGGTTTTCGGGTTATTCGTTTTGATAATCGTGATGCAGGGCTATCTTCATCGTTAGATGAGTTAGGCAAGCCGAGTCTTGTAAAACATTGGCTTAGCCGCCGATTACCCATTCGTGCAAAACTGCCCTATTCGCTCGATGACATGGCTCGCGATGTAAAAGAATTAATGGATGCACTGGCTATCAAAAAAGCGCACTTAGTGGGGGCTTCGATGGGAGGCATGATTGCGCAAATTGCCGCGGCAAAGTATAAAAAACGTGTACTGAGCTTAACTTCAATTATGTCGAGCAGCTCGCCGTTATCGTTTTCGGGTTCAAACATTAACCTGTTGGTAAAGCTCGCTAAAATACGCCCCCGTAGCAGTAATAAAGAAGCTGCGATTGATTACAATGTTCGGCTGAACCAACTCATTGGCAGCCCGGCCTACCCACAAGATGAACACGCTTTATATGCCAATGCTGAGCGCTATATTGAGCGTGCCAACACGAATCAAACTGGCTTTAAACGTCAGCTTGCAGCCATTGCCGCAACGCCCTATCGCGAGCAACTTTTAAAGAAGATTAAAGCCCCAACGTTAGTGATTCACGGCAGTGCTGATCCTGTTATGCCACTGTCTGCGGGCATCAACACCGCTCTGTTAATAAAGCGCAGTAAGTTAAAAGTTGTGCCCGGAATGGGCCATGATTTTCCACCCGCTTTAATGAAAAAAATGACTAAATGGATTGCCAAGCATGCTAATAAAGTGAACTGTAAGAATAATTAGAATTCATGGCTATGCGGACCAACTATATTAACAGCTTCCAGTAAATTGAGGCACTCATAAAAGAGTGCCTACAGAATTAAACACTAAACTGGTGCCATGGGCCTGTTATAGCTAGCGTTTTAGAAGGTGAGTAAACATTAACAAACAAGGTACTTCCATCCGGTGAAAAACAGGCACCTGCCAGCTCAGTTTGCGCAACCAAACGGGCAAAATTATAAACTTGGCCTTGAGGTGTAACACCACGAAGATGGTTATCAACCACATCGGTGTATTGGTCTTCACAGACAATTAAATGCCCATTAGGTGACACGGTTAGGTTATCGCCAAAGTTGTAAAAGGTTTTGCTGGTACTTTCTACAAACAACGAGATTTTACCGGGTTGCTGTGCTTCTTTATCGGTGCCTTCAAATTCTGATGGTTGATATTTCATAACCTGACCAAGTTGTTTTTTACCACCATTGGTACAGCAAAAATAAAGCTCTTTATCACCCCAATGAATACCTTCACCGCGAGCAAACAGTGCCGCGCCTTGCTTGTATCCACGTAGCCGTAAGTCGTCTTTCGGGCTTTCTGGGTTATCTAGATTTACCCACTCAACCTCAAGCTCTTGATGTAGCCTCATGGCTTTATTGTTCCAGTTACGGCTATCGAATTGTGGCTTACCTTTTACCACCATAGCCTGTAGTTGCCCGCCTTTATGCAGCTTGCCATACTCTTTTGGAATAAAGCGATAAAAGACGCTATCACCCTTGTCTTCAGTTAAATAAACAATGCCTGTGCGCGGATCAACGGCAGCCGCTTCGTGGTTAAATCGACCCATGGCTTTTAACGGCTCAGGTTTAATTAAGCCTTTGCTACTTGCGGGTACTTCAAAAATATAACCATGGTCTTGGTTAAATCCATCGGCTTTAGTATCGGTGGTTTCTTCGCACGTAAGCCAGGTGCCCCATGGCGTGATACCGCCAGAACAGTTACGAATAGTGCCAACTAATGACAAGTACTCTTGCTCTTTTTGATGGGTTTTTAAGTTATAAACGATATGACTTGTGCCACCGGGTAACGCCACACCGTCACTGTTAGTATCAAAAGCCAGGGGCGTTTTATGGTTAGCAATACTTGCTTCAGCTTTCTTTAAATCTTTTGGTTTTAGCTCATGGTTTCGCACTAATGCAACACGGTCATTACCAAGTGCAAGGCAGCCCATGCCATCGGCTTTATCGGGTACCGTAAAACCATCAGACATTTTCTCACCTAGGCTTGAAACTACTTGATAACTAAAGCCCTCAGGTAAATCGAGCAACTTATCTGGATCGGGAATTAACGGGCCAAAGCCGACAGCCGTTGTTTTTAAATCACCTAATGACACCTTTCCTATGGCACTTTTTGATAATCCTAAAAAAGCTAACGTGCCCGCCCCTACTAAAAAATCTCGACGTGAAACCATACTAACTCCAAGCTAAACCCAAGTTTATCATACAAATAAAATGGCATTATAAAGCAAAGAAACGATAAAAAGTTACATTATCACAATCTTCACGAAATTGTCATAAAGCTTGATTTTAGTGATTGAACCCGTGCAGCATTAAAAAATATTGATTTAGAGTTTGCGTAAAACGTGCTTTCTAGACGGCGCTTGCATTTAACACACGTTTTGAAAACTTACGTATAAAAGTTGAAGATGGCAACATGGTATTCCCAATGACGGCTAACGTTTTGATGCAAATTCAGTAACTGAGGCATGGCTATGTATCAGCTTACTGCTGCCTATGTGTTTTTATAAATCAGTAATAACAACTAAAAAGCTTAAACTTTGTCGTTATGCACGTTCATCTTTGGGTGATTCCATTACTACATGCGTTGTAATGGTGCGTACTTGTGGGATAGAGCCGAGCACATCAGCATGAAACGCTTTATAAGACTTAAGATCTGCCGTCTCGACTCTCAGCAAATATTCAAACGAGCCAGTTACATTGTGGCACTCTTTTACTTCATCAATAAACTCAAGGGCTTGCTCGAATGCTCGCTGAGATACTGTTGAGTGCTCATTTAAGCCAACCCCAACATAAGCGATAAATCCTAGGCCCACAGCTTGGTTGTTAATCACTGCTCGATACCCCGCAATAACCCCAAGTTTTTCTAATTCTTGCACTCTACGAAGGCATGCCGATGGCGATAAACCCACTTTATCTGCCAGCTCCGCATTGGCAATTCGACCATTGCATTTAAGCTCATGCAATATTCTGTCGTTAATTTTATCTTTTTTCATTTTACATTGTGAAATTTGAATACATATAGCAACATTAAGCGCAAAAATTGCGCTTATTTCAACTTATAATTGCATAAAATTAAAGTGGAGAGATAGCAATGAGTTTTGAAATTTTAACAGCCCTGGCGTTATTTGCCTTGGTGTCATCAATTACTCCTGGACCGAATAACTTAATGTTGATGAGCTCAGGTGCCAACTTTGGCTTTAAAAGAACCACACCACACTTACTTGGCGTGACGCTTGGCTTTATGTTGATGCTGGTTTTAGTGGGCCTTGGCATCATGCAACTATTTGATTTATTTCCACCAAGCTACTTGATATTAAAAGTGTTTTGTATTGCTTACTTACTCTATCTGGCGTTTAAAATTGCCACAAGTAGCGCTCAACAAAAAGCCAATAGTGAAAGTAAGCCGTTTACCTTTATTCAGGCTGCACTTTTCCAATGGGTGAACCCAAAAGCATGGGCAATGGCATTAAGCGCAGTAAGCTTGTATGCCCCAGACAAAAACCTCACCTCTGTGTTAATAGTAAGCCACATATTTGGTTTAATTAATCTGCCATGCGTCAGCTCGTGGACTCTACTTGGCGAAAAGCTTCAACACTGGCTTGCCAGCCCAAAGCGCTTAAAAGCATTTAACTACTTAATGGCAATACTATTAATCGCTTCAGTGATGTTTAGTTTGTTTTAAATGAGCAAGATTTGCTAGGCAGTATTACGTCATTACGTACATAGCTTTTGGCAGTCGCACTTTAAGATTTTAAGATGAGAAATTTACCCTGTGCTAAGATTTATTTATCTAGATCTTTTCAGTGCGATTCATGGCTAGTAACGTAGAGAATTACTTTTACCACGGCTTTTTCGTCTTCTTACTTATTACGGTAGTAACCTGCTCCATTATAGCTACGCGCCTGATGCGCAGTAGTTTTAATAACCGCTCAATTTACCTATTTAATCTATTCTTTTACCTCGGTGTAATTGGCTTTGCATGGCTTTGGATCCAAGATCTATTCAACCTTGCGCCGAGCTTTCGCTCTGGTGTGGTGATTTATATGATCTCCATGACATTGCTGCAATTATCTATTTATAACCACGACGAACTCTGTCGATTTAATAAGATAATTATTGCTCATGGGGCTATTTTTTCTGTATTTGCCATCCTTACTCAAAATATTAACCAACTGGCCTTAGTCGAAGCTTGTTATACATTAAGCGTGCTACCTGCACTGATTTACTACACAACAAAGCGTGCTGTATGTGAGAAAAATATAGGCAATACTGTGTTGTCGATGGCGCAATGTATCTTACTGTTAGTGCCCATTTCACAACTGAGTATCATTACCCATGAGCACAACTTAGCAACCCTTTATTCACTTACTGTAATTGCCCATGCAACTGTATTTGTTATGACAGGTCTTGGACTCATCACGACACTATTAGTTGACGAAAAGAAACGTTATTTGGAGCTGTCTTTAAAAGATCCACTTACCGGACTTTATAACCGCCGCGGACTGCAATTTATTATCGAACAACAGCAATTATTCAGCCCGAACCAAACTTCTAGCCTTTATGCCTGCGTTGTTGATATTGATTACTTCAAGCAAATTAATGATAGATACGGTCACGATGGCGGTGATCTAGTACTCGAAGTGTTCTCTGATTTAATGAAACACCATTTAAAAAAAGAAGACTTATGTTGTCGCCTTGGTGGTGAAGAATTCTTACTGCTATTCTTTGCAGCCGACATCAGCTCAGCGAGACAATTTTTAGACAGTCTTCGTAAAACCATTGAAGCCAGTCAAATAGCTTTTCAAGAGCATCGTATATCGGTTACCGCTAGTTTTGGATTAACTAACTGGCAAGTAAATGACAGCTTTGAAAGCTTAGTGAATCGCGCAGACAAAGCGGTTTATGAAGCGAAAAATAATGGCCGTAATCGAGTCGAAATCAACACCCAAAACCAGAATAAAGAACCAAATAGACCAAATTGGTAAATGCTTTTGTATTAATCTTGTAAATTCAAACTCTACCACTATAATTAGTCCGTGCTTATACTTAATTTGCAATATGTAGTGCTATGTCTTTAAAAGTATTATTAAATTTTAAATTAAACTGGTTGTTTATTTGTGCCAGCTTATGGCTTTTTGCCCTGCCTATTCAGGCTAAATATGTTGTTGCTGTTGTGGGTAAAACCAAAAACGATAGCTTCTATCAGCAAGCCTTTAAAGGGTGTGAGCAATTTGCAAAACAGCATCTCGATTTTGAATGTATTTACGATGGCCCTAAAGACTTTCAAGATATTCGCACGCAAGTATTAGTGATCACCGACCTCGTTCGCAGAAACAACATTAGTGGTTTATTAATCGCTACAACAGACTCTAATTACCTCGTTGAACGCGCTTTAAAAAAGCTTAAAGACAATAATATTCCTGTAATTACCTTTGACTCTGATTTGCTCGAAGATGATCAGCAGTATCGTTTAGCCTATGTGGGTACTAATAATTTTGATTATGGTGTGGCTTTAGGGAACGAACTAAAAAAATTCACTGACAAAGAAGTTAACCAAGTCTGTATTCAATCTGGACATTCTACAACACCTAATTTAAACAAACGCATTGAAGGTGTTCGTTATGCGTTATCAGGGCAAAAAGATAAACGCTTAACTGGTGAAAATGGCTGGAGCGAGTTTGACCGCTGCCCTTTATATAGTTTAGGAAAACGTGAAGTATCACTGGGTCAGCTCGACAAACTACTTAATATTGAAAACCCACCACTATTTTTAGCTGTAGCAGGTTTTGCCCAATTTAATCCTAACTACGCAAAAGTGATTGCTAAACAGAAACAACGTATTGCCAGTAAAGAGGTGGTCATTGTTTCTGCCGATACAGAACAAATGCAATTAGAAGTATTAAAACA
This region includes:
- a CDS encoding TonB-dependent receptor, which gives rise to MKSIKPSLLAFAIATHFSAFADDAKPKQDMERLVITATGFEQKVTEAPASISIITNEDIKSHSFTSVLDAVQYLEGIDIGTTRDKTGQGSVSMRGLTGEYTLLLIDGKRQNNHGDIYPNNFGGNAFNHVPPVDAIERVEVIRGPASTLYGADALGGVINIITKKHTDSWSGAVSFSRSLQQNDDFGDDITTDFSVMGPLIKDVLSLGVRGSVYEQQASSPTFEPATDPNGVVHIRSLGFGSGGRTVDNTNEQYGFTLTYTPFESHHLRFDYDNSSQVYDNTPSYDIESGTITYPLGTKDNIESIWQDRRGKVNPRAGYAADQEFDREWWSFSYDGELDWATVKASVSYVDTQNNGRTLPLSVSERLKLQAMYDGTGEYEEMDEQARKDLAEETFLPRPARPLESSQYTYDLRFDIPITGSFGSHNLAIGGQLIDGELKDGVFGLESDQAGKVQEQNMYSIFAEDNWMATDNFTFTLGARYDDHDVFGSQVSPRVYGVYNLSDTWTLKGGVSTGYKTPQTTDLYDGITGFGGQGTSPFAGNPDLQPETSVNSEIALYWTSLDGDHNINVTYYNTKFEDKIASGDTILSCEQTNDVRPCVNLGQYDQLGYDSYSQKINIDEVDLQGVEIAGQYTITKTVSVNGNYSWTDSEQKSGPEQGQPLTNSAEHMANLTLNWEATDFMNLYLQGVYRSDRYRGWDNVHDKALYYKNYNLLNLGAQFYVNEYVQINARVNNLLDEDFTSYSTSYTDLNGDGEYEYLTGRGVVSEVTFTDDYNVKDKGRNFWIGVTAYF
- a CDS encoding Lrp/AsnC family transcriptional regulator gives rise to the protein MKKDKINDRILHELKCNGRIANAELADKVGLSPSACLRRVQELEKLGVIAGYRAVINNQAVGLGFIAYVGVGLNEHSTVSQRAFEQALEFIDEVKECHNVTGSFEYLLRVETADLKSYKAFHADVLGSIPQVRTITTHVVMESPKDERA
- a CDS encoding GGDEF domain-containing protein, encoding MRSSFNNRSIYLFNLFFYLGVIGFAWLWIQDLFNLAPSFRSGVVIYMISMTLLQLSIYNHDELCRFNKIIIAHGAIFSVFAILTQNINQLALVEACYTLSVLPALIYYTTKRAVCEKNIGNTVLSMAQCILLLVPISQLSIITHEHNLATLYSLTVIAHATVFVMTGLGLITTLLVDEKKRYLELSLKDPLTGLYNRRGLQFIIEQQQLFSPNQTSSLYACVVDIDYFKQINDRYGHDGGDLVLEVFSDLMKHHLKKEDLCCRLGGEEFLLLFFAADISSARQFLDSLRKTIEASQIAFQEHRISVTASFGLTNWQVNDSFESLVNRADKAVYEAKNNGRNRVEINTQNQNKEPNRPNW
- a CDS encoding LysE family translocator, with translation MSFEILTALALFALVSSITPGPNNLMLMSSGANFGFKRTTPHLLGVTLGFMLMLVLVGLGIMQLFDLFPPSYLILKVFCIAYLLYLAFKIATSSAQQKANSESKPFTFIQAALFQWVNPKAWAMALSAVSLYAPDKNLTSVLIVSHIFGLINLPCVSSWTLLGEKLQHWLASPKRLKAFNYLMAILLIASVMFSLF
- a CDS encoding alpha/beta hydrolase, encoding MEHVLTASGISISYQDEGDENAPVIILIIGLGAQFTVWPESLYFGLVEKGFRVIRFDNRDAGLSSSLDELGKPSLVKHWLSRRLPIRAKLPYSLDDMARDVKELMDALAIKKAHLVGASMGGMIAQIAAAKYKKRVLSLTSIMSSSSPLSFSGSNINLLVKLAKIRPRSSNKEAAIDYNVRLNQLIGSPAYPQDEHALYANAERYIERANTNQTGFKRQLAAIAATPYREQLLKKIKAPTLVIHGSADPVMPLSAGINTALLIKRSKLKVVPGMGHDFPPALMKKMTKWIAKHANKVNCKNN
- a CDS encoding MFS transporter produces the protein MNSDISLARFKQFPVLMWIFLFGSFITRGSYYMVWPFLAVILYEKFALSATEVGLVLTSAAVISVFTSFIGSSLSDKVGRHTLMYITGVLYIISFSLLAEVETVAGYVIVMTLCSIATALWRPLTSAAIGDIIDDAQTRELAMQSLYFIVNVGCAVGPLAGVWLGLTGEQSSFYITAAAFAILLVLLVWGFNFSDKAAKNTAVIDEPEEKKPAVQGKQILRILFADKLLQCLILANILCMFIYAQMDSSLIQYLTRAEAPDLLALISALIFTNALVIISSQFLLLKMMARFNLTVRIQIGLVLLMVSQFWLALNPIDLFWGWIGAIVVMSLAETILFPTMNVHLDRLAPSHLRGAYFGAASFYDLGFALAPLGGGLILDYYDGPTLFFVAGGLCLVVIYLYAILEKLPRPDFANSLSK
- a CDS encoding VOC family protein; the protein is MAVSAIPKGFHAVTPYLVIEGATKAIEFYKQAFAAELVMQMPLPDGGVAHAEIKIADSHIMLSDNCQDVQFKSPQQLGGTPVTIMLYVEDVDAVFAKALSLGAKELRPVHDQFYGDRSGTLEDPFGHIWTIGTHKEDLTEQELMQRMGELMSKEQDA
- a CDS encoding alkaline phosphatase PhoX, coding for MVSRRDFLVGAGTLAFLGLSKSAIGKVSLGDLKTTAVGFGPLIPDPDKLLDLPEGFSYQVVSSLGEKMSDGFTVPDKADGMGCLALGNDRVALVRNHELKPKDLKKAEASIANHKTPLAFDTNSDGVALPGGTSHIVYNLKTHQKEQEYLSLVGTIRNCSGGITPWGTWLTCEETTDTKADGFNQDHGYIFEVPASSKGLIKPEPLKAMGRFNHEAAAVDPRTGIVYLTEDKGDSVFYRFIPKEYGKLHKGGQLQAMVVKGKPQFDSRNWNNKAMRLHQELEVEWVNLDNPESPKDDLRLRGYKQGAALFARGEGIHWGDKELYFCCTNGGKKQLGQVMKYQPSEFEGTDKEAQQPGKISLFVESTSKTFYNFGDNLTVSPNGHLIVCEDQYTDVVDNHLRGVTPQGQVYNFARLVAQTELAGACFSPDGSTLFVNVYSPSKTLAITGPWHQFSV